The Elaeis guineensis isolate ETL-2024a chromosome 14, EG11, whole genome shotgun sequence genome has a segment encoding these proteins:
- the LOC105057403 gene encoding uncharacterized protein, translating into MSGSPSLSAEKKRWWLSNRKIVDKYVRDARSLIATQEPSDVSAAVALLDAALALSPRLEVALELKARSLLFLRRYREVADMLQDYIPSYKVAPDSSSSSLGSSAVDHSTSQTLSRERANLLSPDRERSDGGRSFRCFSISDLKRKFLASLSKSCEKEDQWRYLVLGQACCHLGLMEDAMVLLQTGRRLASAAFRRESVCWSDDSFTFSTAGAASSSANPPGPPTAPPSESESASHLLTHIKLLLRRRAAALAALDAGIPAEAIRHFSKILDSRRGVPHAFAGACFIGRAAAYRAAGRLAEAIADCNRALALDLTSIPALRARADLFEAVRSLPDCLRDLDHLKLLYDSILRDRKLPGPPWRPHHDVRYRDVPASHRALNARIHQLRARVAAGEVSDVDYYALIGVRRGCTRSELERAHLLLSLKHKPDKAGAFVDRLEFADDHRDLDAVRDQSRMSALILYRLLQKGYARIMAAVMDEEANEKQRAKEAATAAAAAAAATAVAVQAAAATAGVLGSEKAKVDRVLGSKGCGVRGEKSAAVSAFQGVFCRDLAVVGSLLSQVGLNRAIPVKYEALSC; encoded by the exons ATGTCGGGTTCGCCTTCCTTGTCCGCAGAGAAGAAGCGCTGGTGGCTGAGCAATAGGAAG ATCGTCGACAAGTACGTCCGAGACGCCCGATCCCTCATCGCGACGCAGGAGCCGTCCGATGTCTCGGCCGCCGTGGCCCTCCTCGACGCCGCCCTCGCCCTCTCCCCGCGCCTCGAGGTGGCGCTCGAGCTCAAGGCTCGCTCCCTCCTCTTCCTCCGCCGCTACCGGGAGGTGGCGGACATGCTCCAGGACTACATCCCTAGCTACAAGGTGGCCCCcgactcctcctcctcctccctcggcTCCTCGGCCGTCGACCACTCCACCTCGCAAACCCTCTCCCGCGAGCGCGCCAATCTCCTCTCCCCCGACCGCGAGCGCTCCGACGGCGGTCGCTCGTTCCGCTGCTTCTCCATCTCCGATCTCAAGCGCAAGTTCCTCGCTAGCCTCTCCAAGAGCTGCGAGAAGGAAGACCAGTGGAG GTATTTGGTTTTGGGCCAAGCCTGCTGCCATTTGGGCCTAATGGAAGATGCGATGGTCCTCCTCCAGACCGGTCGCCGCCTCGCCTCCGCCGCCTTCCGTCGCGAGAGCGTTTGCTGGTCCGACGACAGCTTCACCTTCTCCACCGCCGGCGCCGCCTCCTCCTCCGCCAACCCTCCTGGACCTCCCACTGCTCCACCGTCCGAGTCCGAGTCCGCCTCCCACCTTTTGACTCATATCAAGCTCCTCCTCCGCCGCCGCGCCGCCGCGCTGGCCGCCCTCGACGCCGGAATCCCCGCCGAGGCCATCCGCCACTTCTCCAAGATCCTCGACAGCCGCCGCGGCGTCCCCCACGCGTTCGCCGGCGCCTGCTTCATCGGCCGCGCCGCCGCCTACCGCGCCGCCGGCCGCCTCGCCGAGGCCATCGCCGACTGCAACCGCGCTCTCGCCCTCGACCTGACGTCCATCCCGGCCCTCCGTGCCCGCGCCGACCTCTTCGAGGCTGTCCGCTCTCTCCCCGATTGCCTCCGCGACCTCGACCATCTCAAGCTCCTCTACGATTCCATTCTCCGGGACCGCAAGCTCCCGGGTCCACCGTGGAGGCCCCACCATGATGTGCGGTACCGCGACGTCCCAGCCAGCCACCGGGCTCTCAATGCTCGAATCCACCAGCTCCGAGCTCGGGTGGCGGCGGGGGAAGTCTCCGATGTGGACTACTACGCCTTAATTGGCGTCCGGCGGGGTTGCACCCGATCGGAATTGGAGCGTGCCCACCTGTTACTCTCATTGAAACACAAGCCCGATAAGGCGGGGGCGTTCGTCGATCGGTTGGAGTTTGCCGACGACCACCGGGATTTGGATGCAGTGAGGGACCAGTCTAGGATGTCGGCATTGATACTCTACAGGCTGTTGCAAAAGGGGTACGCTAGAATTATGGCGGCGGTGATGGATGAAGAGGCCAACGAGAAGCAGAGGGCGAAGGAGGCGGCGACGGCGGCCGCGGCGGCAGCGGCAGCGACTGCCGTGGCGGTTCAAGCAGCAGCAGCGACAGCAGGGGTGCTGGGGTCCGAGAAGGCGAAGGTGGACAGGGTTTTGGGGTCGAAGGGGTGCGGGGTCCGTGGGGAGAAGTCGGCGGCGGTGTCGGCGTTCCAAGGGGTGTTCTGCCGGGACTTGGCGGTGGTGGGGAGCTTGCTGTCGCAAGTGGGTCTCAATAGGGCGATCCCGGTGAAGTATGAGGCGCTGAGCTGCTGA
- the LOC105057534 gene encoding uncharacterized protein, which yields MAGCNGEHMASQEEEVSLEKKYGGIVPKKKPLISKDHERAYFDSADWALGKQGVNLKTGTAIESLKPKLKRTPHHDRLPLETLSAPLQRRT from the exons ATGGCAGGCTGCAATGGAGAGCATATGGCTTCCCAAGAGGAAGAG GTATCACTGGAGAAAAAATATGGGGGAATTGTGCCAAAAAAGAAACCCTTGATATCAAAG GACCATGAGAGAGCCTACTTTGATTCTGCTGACTGGGCACTTGGTAAG caAGGAGTCAACCTGAAAACAGGAACTGCCATTGAATCGCTGAAGCCCAAATTAAAG CGAACACCTCATCATGATCGACTCCCCCTCGAAACCCTAAGTGCACCTCTTCAGAGGAGAACATA G
- the LOC105057401 gene encoding LOW QUALITY PROTEIN: acetate--CoA ligase CCL3 (The sequence of the model RefSeq protein was modified relative to this genomic sequence to represent the inferred CDS: inserted 1 base in 1 codon), with amino-acid sequence MADGPERDIDELPKNPANYTALTPLWFLERAALVHPNRLAVVHGPVRYTWADTYRRCRRLASALASRSIGPGSTVAVIAPNIPALYEAHFGVPMAGAVVNCVNIRLNAPTVAFLLDHSLAEVVMVDQEFFPLAEESLKIVANKKKGAFKPPLLIVVRDETCDPKSLXNALRKGAIEYEKFLESGDPEFAWKPPKDEWQSIALGYTSGTTSSPKGVVLHHRGAYLMALSGALIWGMNEGAVYLWTLPMFHCNGWCYAWSLAALCGTSICLRQVTAKAVYSAVANQGVTHFCAAPVVLNTIINAPPSDAILPLPRVVNVMTAGAAPPPSLLASMSRLGFRITHTYGLSETYGPSTVCTWKPEWDRLPPEERARLHARQGVRYIGLEGLDVVNLKTMAPVPADGTTLGEIVMRGNLVMKGYLKNPKANEEAFADGWYHSGDLGVKHPDGYIEVKDRAKDIIISGGENISSLEVESILYLHPAVLEASVVARPDEQWGESPCAFVTLKDGVNQNNETELAGDIMKFCREKMPAYWVPKSVVFGPLPKTATGKIKKHELRAKAKEMGPVKKSRL; translated from the exons ATGGCGGACGGGCCGGAGAGGGATATCGACGAGCTTCCGAAGAATCCGGCCAACTACACGGCGCTGACCCCCCTGTGGTTCCTGGAGAGAGCCGCGCTGGTACACCCGAACCGGCTCGCGGTGGTCCACGGCCCGGTCCGGTACACGTGGGCCGATACCTACCGCCGGTGCCGCCGCCTCGCTTCCGCCCTCGCCAGCCGTTCGATCGGTCCCGGGAGCACG GTTGCTGTAATTGCACCAAATATCCCAGCTCTCTATGAAGCTCATTTTGGAGTTCCAATGGCTGGAGCAGTGGTGAACTGTGTCAACATTCGGCTAAATGCTCCTACAGTTGCCTTCCTTTTGGATCATTCTTTAGCTGAAGTTGTTATGGTGGATCAAGAGTTCTTTCCATTGGCTGAGGAATCTTTGAAGATAGtagcaaacaaaaaaaaaggggcttTCAAGCCTCCACTTCTAATTGTTGTGCGTGATGAAACCTGTGATCCTAAGTCCC CAAATGCTCTGAGAAAAGGTGCTATTGAATATGAGAAGTTTCTAGAATCTGGTGACCCTGAATTTGCTTGGAAGCCACCAAAGGATGAGTGGCAGAGCATTGCTTTGGGCTACACTTCAGGAACAACATCCAGTCCAAAGGGTGTGGTATTGCATCATAGGGGTGCTTATCTAATGGCTCTCAGTGGTGCTCTAATATGGGGAATGAATGAAGGGGCTGTTTACTTGTGGACTCTGCCCATGTTCCATTGCAATGGCTGGTGCTACGCTTGGTCCCTGGCTGCTCTCTGTGGAACAAGCATATGTCTTCGCCAG GTGACAGCCAAGGCCGTCTACTCAGCCGTAGCCAATCAGGGTGTGACCCACTTCTGTGCTGCCCCAGTTGTCCTCAACACCATCATCAACGCCCCTCCGAGCGATGCCATCCTCCCCTTACCCCGTGTTGTCAATGTCATGACTGCTGGTGCTGCCCCGCCCCCGTCACTCCTGGCTTCCATGTCCCGCCTTGGTTTCCGCATCACCCACACCTATGGCCTGTCGGAAACCTATGGCCCATCCACTGTGTGCACTTGGAAGCCTGAATGGGACCGCCTCCCGCCCGAGGAAAGAGCCCGTCTTCATGCCCGCCAAGGTGTTCGCTACATTGGCTTGGAAGGCCTTGATGTCGTCAACCTAAAAACCATGGCTCCAGTCCCTGCTGATGGTACTACTCTAGGAGAAATTGTTATGCGAGGGAATTTAGTTATGAAGGGCTACCTTAAGAATCCCAAGGCAAATGAAGAGGCCTTTGCGGATGGTTGGTACCACTCTGGTGATCTGGGTGTGAAGCATCCGGATGGATATATAGAAGTGAAGGACCGGGCAAAGGACATTATTATCTCTGGTGGTGAGAACATCAGTAGCCTGGAGGTGGAGAGTATATTATACTTGCACCCTGCTGTTTTGGAAGCTTCAGTCGTCGCTCGGCCTGATGAGCAGTGGGGGGAGTCACCATGCGCCTTTGTGACACTGAAGGATGGTGTTAATCAGAACAATGAGACAGAATTGGCAGGGGACATCATGAAGTTTTGTCGTGAGAAGATGCCGGCCTACTGGGTTCCAAAGTCTGTGGTGTTTGGTCCCCTGCCGAAGACAGCTACAGGGAAGATAAAAAAGCATGAGCTGAGGGCAAAAGCCAAGGAGATGGGACCAGTGAAGAAGAGCAGATTGTGA